A stretch of the Photobacterium sp. CCB-ST2H9 genome encodes the following:
- a CDS encoding sodium:proton antiporter encodes MTGYESIPSLVMFAVLGWIALNTIFYFSHRWRMFSDITWILLLGLTYGAFSAMPDSNLPDLVLEPHVVLYVFVPLLVFSSTQCMCLFHFRHVLVPATLAGTLGIVISMGVIAAVLHWLLGIPWMPALLFGVIISATDPLAISALFKDNQSVTEDQKLLVEGESILNDGFVVTVAGILSLVLFSETELDLAISSLSFFTHIAGALAVGALLGRAARWLLALLHERHYTLTTNITLALAYGSFVVAEELHFSGILAVFASALAYGYKPYEDDADHLAHQEIWEYLDYVANALLFFLLGSSVFTLLSPDNLSVSIIVLSITLLFTARFISLWLMRPILHINHRKLSRLDFWLLNFSGARGAVSIALLLMLPADFSYKPLFLTMAVSMILFSLIVYPVITKSMLARHTPVNQQP; translated from the coding sequence GTGACTGGCTACGAATCTATCCCCTCGCTGGTGATGTTTGCTGTGCTGGGCTGGATAGCACTCAACACGATTTTTTACTTTTCTCATCGCTGGCGGATGTTTTCCGATATTACCTGGATCCTCTTACTGGGTCTGACCTACGGTGCATTTTCCGCTATGCCGGACTCAAACCTGCCGGATCTGGTTCTGGAACCGCATGTCGTTCTGTATGTCTTCGTCCCGTTGCTGGTGTTTTCCTCAACGCAGTGCATGTGCCTGTTTCATTTCCGGCATGTACTGGTTCCGGCAACGCTGGCGGGGACACTGGGCATCGTCATCAGTATGGGGGTGATTGCCGCTGTGCTTCACTGGTTGCTTGGCATTCCATGGATGCCCGCGCTGCTGTTCGGCGTCATTATTTCTGCCACAGACCCGCTGGCAATCAGTGCCTTGTTTAAAGACAACCAGAGTGTCACGGAAGATCAGAAACTGCTGGTCGAAGGCGAATCTATTCTGAATGACGGCTTTGTCGTCACCGTTGCGGGGATACTCTCGCTGGTTCTTTTCAGCGAAACCGAGCTGGATCTGGCTATCAGCAGCCTGAGTTTCTTCACCCATATCGCCGGTGCACTGGCCGTTGGTGCCCTGCTGGGCAGAGCCGCACGCTGGCTGCTGGCCCTCTTGCATGAGCGGCATTATACCCTGACGACAAACATCACACTGGCACTGGCTTACGGCAGTTTTGTAGTTGCCGAAGAATTGCATTTCTCCGGAATTCTCGCTGTGTTCGCATCAGCCCTGGCCTATGGCTATAAGCCCTATGAAGATGATGCCGATCATCTGGCACATCAGGAAATCTGGGAGTATCTGGACTATGTCGCCAATGCCCTGCTGTTCTTCCTGCTGGGTTCCAGCGTGTTCACCCTGTTGTCACCCGACAACCTGTCCGTCAGCATTATCGTCCTGTCGATCACGCTGCTGTTTACCGCGCGGTTTATTTCTCTCTGGCTGATGCGCCCTATTCTGCATATTAACCACCGTAAACTGTCCCGGCTGGATTTCTGGCTGCTGAATTTCTCCGGCGCTCGCGGAGCAGTCTCAATTGCCCTGCTGCTGATGCTGCCGGCAGATTTCAGTTATAAGCCTCTGTTTCTGACCATGGCCGTGAGCATGATTTTATTCTCGCTCATTGTGTATCCGGTGATCACCAAATCAATGCTCGCCCGGCACACACCCGTCAACCAGCAGCCTTAA
- a CDS encoding FAD-binding oxidoreductase: MSQYDVVICGGGVIGGSVAYALSRNKDLKIALVDYKNPGNASRASAGGLWAMGESTGLGCGVILFKTLSKQLQEGADVSQAEGMKPHIMPKPFFDLAMMSNAMYPALNQELLEKHGVDMKFEKTGLKFVLFDQYDRIYAEHIASAVPDRQQHIRWLDRDTLLSEEPNISREAIGAMEFDTDHQINPYRLNDAYVEAARQNGVDLYLNTKVTGIERQGNRVTAVQTSRGKLDCGMIVNAGGSWAEQISLWATGMQMPVFPVKGQVLVSEKLPKILNGCITTSDCYIAQKDNGEILIGSTTEERGYDTSTDLTLLKQLAQGAMKSIPQLRDMNIKRCWAGLRPGSPDELPILGPMPGIEGYMNACGHFRTGMLTSAITGKLLNELVRGEPTSVDITPFLYDRFLNESGDMVGEYHLEASL, encoded by the coding sequence ATGAGTCAATATGATGTGGTGATCTGCGGAGGAGGTGTCATTGGCGGTTCGGTCGCCTATGCACTCAGCCGGAATAAGGACCTGAAGATCGCCTTAGTCGATTATAAAAATCCGGGGAATGCCTCACGGGCTTCCGCTGGTGGTTTATGGGCAATGGGCGAGTCTACCGGACTGGGCTGCGGCGTAATTTTGTTTAAAACTCTGTCGAAGCAGTTGCAGGAAGGCGCCGATGTCTCGCAGGCCGAAGGCATGAAGCCGCACATTATGCCAAAGCCGTTTTTTGATCTGGCCATGATGTCGAACGCGATGTATCCGGCGCTCAATCAGGAGTTGCTGGAAAAGCACGGCGTCGATATGAAATTTGAAAAAACCGGGCTGAAGTTTGTGCTGTTCGATCAGTATGACCGGATTTACGCTGAGCACATTGCCTCGGCTGTGCCCGACCGCCAGCAGCATATTCGCTGGCTTGACCGGGATACCCTGCTCAGTGAGGAACCCAACATTTCCCGTGAAGCCATTGGTGCCATGGAATTCGATACGGATCATCAGATCAACCCGTACCGGCTGAACGACGCTTATGTTGAAGCGGCTCGTCAGAACGGTGTTGACCTGTACCTCAATACCAAGGTGACCGGCATTGAGCGTCAGGGCAACCGGGTCACGGCGGTACAGACGTCACGGGGCAAACTGGACTGCGGGATGATCGTGAATGCCGGTGGCTCCTGGGCTGAACAAATCAGCTTGTGGGCGACAGGCATGCAAATGCCGGTCTTCCCGGTGAAAGGCCAGGTGCTGGTTTCAGAAAAGCTGCCAAAGATCCTGAATGGCTGTATTACCACCAGTGACTGCTACATCGCGCAGAAAGACAATGGTGAGATCCTGATTGGCTCGACGACAGAAGAGCGGGGCTATGACACCAGCACCGATCTGACCCTGCTGAAGCAGCTGGCTCAGGGGGCGATGAAGTCTATCCCTCAGTTGCGTGATATGAATATCAAACGCTGCTGGGCCGGATTACGTCCGGGGTCGCCGGATGAACTGCCGATTCTCGGTCCGATGCCCGGCATCGAAGGTTACATGAATGCCTGCGGACATTTCCGTACCGGCATGCTGACCTCAGCCATCACCGGTAAGTTGCTGAACGAACTGGTTCGTGGCGAACCGACCAGCGTCGATATCACGCCGTTCTTGTACGATCGTTTCCTGAACGAGAGCGGGGACATGGTGGGTGAATATCACCTGGAAGCCAGTTTGTAA
- a CDS encoding 2Fe-2S iron-sulfur cluster-binding protein: MTHITRTQDITPIIDETFRIRVNETEVDAVPGESVLSTLLASEFRRLMKNDYGQSSGAFCGMGVCHCCMVKINGRHKKRACQTIVQPGMQINTCSNRVVEGADKNV, translated from the coding sequence ATGACACATATAACAAGAACGCAGGATATTACACCAATCATCGATGAGACGTTTCGGATACGCGTGAACGAGACCGAAGTGGACGCTGTTCCGGGTGAAAGTGTACTGAGTACATTACTGGCCAGTGAATTCAGACGATTAATGAAAAATGATTATGGCCAGTCGTCCGGGGCATTTTGTGGCATGGGCGTATGCCATTGCTGCATGGTCAAAATTAACGGGCGCCACAAAAAACGCGCCTGCCAGACCATCGTTCAGCCCGGCATGCAAATTAATACATGCAGTAACCGTGTTGTTGAGGGAGCGGATAAGAATGTCTGA
- the pyrC gene encoding dihydroorotase, giving the protein MTSITITRPDDWHVHLRDGDVLKDTVRDISRYMGRAIVMPNLIPPVTDTHAALAYRDRILAAQPSETFSPLMVLYLTDNTTPDEIRKAKATGHVYAAKLYPAGATTNSDSGVTDISKLLPTMEAMQEVGMPLLIHGEVTQHDVDIFDREKVFLETVLAPIVAQMPDLKVVLEHITTKDAVDFVNNAGPNVGATITAHHLLYNRNHMLAGGIRPHFYCLPILKRNTHQEALIAAATSGSKKFFLGTDSAPHAKGKKEAACGCAGSYTAHAAIELYAEVFEQEDALDKLEAFASHNGPDFYGLPRNSDTITLTKQSWDVPETMAFGGDVVVPIRAGEQISWKVEN; this is encoded by the coding sequence ATGACGTCGATCACTATCACTCGTCCGGATGACTGGCACGTCCACCTTCGTGACGGAGATGTGCTAAAAGATACGGTTCGGGACATCAGTCGCTATATGGGACGGGCCATCGTCATGCCAAACCTGATTCCTCCCGTAACCGACACGCATGCTGCTCTGGCCTATCGTGATCGTATTCTGGCTGCCCAGCCAAGTGAAACATTCTCCCCTCTGATGGTTTTATACCTCACCGACAACACCACTCCTGATGAAATCCGCAAGGCCAAGGCAACCGGTCATGTTTATGCGGCAAAACTCTATCCGGCCGGCGCCACAACTAACTCCGATTCAGGGGTGACCGACATCAGCAAACTGCTGCCAACCATGGAAGCCATGCAGGAAGTCGGGATGCCGCTGCTGATTCACGGAGAAGTGACCCAGCACGATGTGGATATTTTCGACCGCGAGAAAGTGTTCCTGGAAACTGTCCTGGCACCGATTGTCGCCCAAATGCCGGACCTGAAAGTGGTGCTGGAACATATCACCACCAAAGATGCGGTCGATTTTGTGAACAACGCAGGACCGAACGTGGGCGCCACCATCACGGCACATCACCTGCTGTATAACCGGAACCATATGCTGGCCGGCGGTATTCGCCCGCACTTCTACTGCCTGCCGATCCTGAAGCGCAACACGCATCAGGAGGCCCTGATTGCAGCGGCTACCAGCGGCAGCAAAAAATTCTTCCTGGGCACCGACTCTGCACCGCATGCAAAAGGGAAGAAAGAAGCGGCCTGCGGTTGTGCCGGTTCTTATACCGCACATGCTGCCATTGAACTCTATGCGGAAGTCTTTGAGCAGGAGGACGCCCTGGACAAGCTGGAAGCGTTTGCCAGCCACAATGGTCCGGATTTCTATGGCCTGCCACGTAACAGCGACACCATCACCCTGACCAAACAAAGTTGGGATGTGCCGGAAACCATGGCATTCGGCGGCGATGTTGTGGTCCCGATCCGCGCCGGTGAACAAATCAGCTGGAAAGTGGAAAACTAA
- a CDS encoding NAD(P)/FAD-dependent oxidoreductase: protein MSEKIVIVGAGPAGMSIAATLSEYGVRSTVLDESPKAGGVIYRGPWRTTQSMPHLDESLQKKIHLQQALVAKHQDNIDLQTETRVLGPLAQNQLLLSHQDKLSQLDFDYLFLATGCQERSIPFPGWQLPGVMLTGGIQLQLKSGLVRPGHQAVLTGTGPLLILVACQLHRAGVDVKGVYDATPFTEISKEVLALLNRPQVALEGMSLMAYLKRHHVPVKHGWGIVKAEGGEALERVAVAPYNRNWEADKQHIQWIDADLLGVGYGFASRSQLAQLMELEVRVDEFSGLIPVTDEYQRSSRPNIYCAGDSARFAGADVAIVEGQIAALSLVAELQPEKAVEVKARLPELQKTLRRYYRFRGAFDRANQRKKGLLQLPESDTVICRCEQVKRSAIDKAINEGCRDTVSLKMRTRVTMGDCQGKTCSHYCYDRLAQEGYNNEQGHFRTRFPLDPIPFSAMEDEA, encoded by the coding sequence ATGTCTGAGAAAATTGTGATTGTTGGTGCTGGTCCTGCCGGGATGTCGATTGCGGCGACTTTGTCTGAATATGGCGTGCGTTCAACCGTGCTGGATGAGTCACCTAAAGCTGGCGGTGTGATTTACCGTGGTCCCTGGCGGACGACGCAATCCATGCCTCATCTGGATGAAAGCCTGCAGAAAAAGATTCATTTACAGCAAGCTTTAGTGGCGAAGCATCAGGACAACATTGATTTGCAGACCGAAACCCGGGTGCTGGGGCCACTGGCACAAAATCAGCTGCTGCTTTCGCATCAGGACAAGCTGTCACAATTGGATTTCGATTATTTGTTTCTGGCGACGGGCTGTCAGGAGCGCAGTATTCCATTTCCGGGATGGCAGTTGCCGGGGGTGATGCTGACCGGGGGCATTCAGCTGCAGCTGAAAAGCGGGCTGGTGCGCCCGGGTCATCAGGCCGTGCTGACCGGAACCGGACCTCTGCTAATCCTGGTGGCCTGCCAGCTCCACCGTGCCGGGGTGGATGTGAAAGGGGTCTATGATGCGACGCCATTCACTGAGATCAGCAAAGAGGTGCTGGCATTACTGAACCGTCCGCAGGTCGCGCTGGAGGGGATGTCGCTGATGGCGTACCTCAAACGGCATCATGTCCCGGTGAAACATGGCTGGGGAATTGTGAAAGCAGAAGGCGGCGAAGCCCTCGAGCGCGTTGCAGTGGCGCCTTATAACCGCAACTGGGAAGCCGATAAGCAGCATATTCAATGGATTGACGCGGATCTGCTGGGTGTCGGGTACGGCTTTGCGTCCCGTTCTCAGCTGGCGCAACTGATGGAGCTGGAAGTTCGTGTGGATGAGTTCAGCGGCCTGATTCCGGTTACGGATGAGTATCAGCGCAGCAGTCGTCCGAATATTTACTGTGCCGGTGACTCAGCACGGTTTGCAGGCGCGGATGTCGCCATCGTTGAAGGGCAGATTGCTGCACTCTCGCTGGTGGCCGAACTTCAGCCGGAGAAGGCGGTCGAAGTGAAAGCCAGACTGCCCGAGCTGCAAAAAACGCTGCGCCGTTATTATCGTTTCCGGGGTGCATTTGACCGCGCCAATCAGCGGAAAAAAGGGCTCCTGCAACTGCCAGAGTCGGACACCGTGATTTGCCGCTGTGAGCAGGTGAAGCGTTCAGCTATCGATAAAGCCATCAATGAAGGCTGTCGTGATACCGTGAGCCTGAAGATGCGTACCCGCGTCACCATGGGCGACTGTCAGGGTAAAACCTGCAGCCACTATTGTTATGACCGGCTGGCCCAGGAGGGCTACAACAATGAGCAGGGACATTTCAGGACCCGTTTCCCGCTCGATCCAATTCCTTTCTCAGCCATGGAGGACGAAGCATGA